The Streptomyces sp. NBC_00162 genome window below encodes:
- the leuC gene encoding 3-isopropylmalate dehydratase large subunit, which produces MGRTLAEKVWDDHVVRRAEGEPDLLFIDLHLLHEVTSPQAFEGLRQAGRKVRRLDLTIATEDHNTPTLDIDKPIADPVSRAQLETLRKNCSEFGVRLHSLGDVEQGVVHVVGPQLGLTQPGTTVVCGDSHTSTHGAFGALAFGIGTSQVEHVLATQTLPLARPKTMAITVTGALADGVTAKDLILAIIAKIGTGGGQGYILEYRGEAIEQLSMEARMTICNMSIEAGARAGMIAPDQTTFDYLEGRDHAPVGEDWDAAVAYWKTLRTDDDAVFDAEVVIDGTKLAPFVTWGTNPGQGAPLSANVPDPASYEDASERHAAEKALEYMGLTAGQPLRDIKVDTVFVGSCTNGRIEDLRAVAGIIEGRKVADGVRMLVVPGSVRVALQAVEEGLDKLFKEAGAEWRHAGCSMCLGMNPDQLAPGERSASTSNRNFEGRQGKGGRTHLVSPQVAAATAVLGHLASPADLSDAPATAGV; this is translated from the coding sequence ATGGGTAGGACACTCGCGGAGAAGGTCTGGGACGACCACGTCGTCCGGCGCGCCGAAGGCGAGCCCGACCTCCTCTTCATCGATCTGCACCTGCTGCACGAGGTGACCAGCCCCCAGGCCTTCGAAGGCCTGCGCCAGGCCGGCCGCAAGGTCCGACGCCTCGACCTCACCATCGCGACCGAGGACCACAACACCCCCACCCTCGACATCGACAAGCCGATCGCGGACCCGGTCTCCCGGGCCCAGCTGGAGACGCTGCGCAAGAACTGCTCCGAGTTCGGTGTCCGCCTGCACTCGCTGGGTGACGTCGAGCAGGGCGTCGTCCACGTCGTGGGACCGCAGCTGGGCCTGACCCAGCCCGGCACCACGGTGGTCTGCGGCGACTCGCACACCTCCACGCACGGCGCCTTCGGCGCGCTGGCCTTCGGCATCGGCACCAGCCAGGTCGAGCACGTGCTGGCCACCCAGACGCTGCCGCTGGCCCGCCCGAAGACGATGGCGATCACCGTCACCGGCGCGCTGGCCGACGGTGTCACCGCCAAGGACCTGATCCTGGCGATCATCGCCAAGATCGGCACCGGCGGCGGCCAGGGGTACATCCTGGAATACCGCGGCGAGGCCATCGAGCAGCTGTCGATGGAAGCCCGCATGACCATCTGCAACATGTCGATCGAGGCCGGCGCCCGCGCGGGCATGATCGCCCCCGACCAGACCACCTTCGACTACCTGGAGGGCCGCGACCACGCCCCCGTGGGCGAGGACTGGGACGCGGCGGTCGCCTACTGGAAGACGCTGCGCACCGACGACGACGCGGTATTCGACGCCGAGGTCGTCATCGACGGCACGAAGCTGGCCCCGTTCGTCACCTGGGGCACCAACCCGGGCCAGGGCGCGCCGCTGTCGGCCAACGTCCCCGACCCGGCTTCGTACGAGGACGCTTCGGAGCGCCACGCTGCCGAAAAGGCCCTGGAGTACATGGGGTTGACCGCCGGGCAGCCGCTGCGCGACATCAAGGTCGACACCGTCTTCGTAGGTTCCTGCACCAACGGCCGCATCGAGGACCTGCGCGCCGTCGCCGGGATCATCGAGGGCCGCAAAGTCGCCGACGGCGTACGGATGCTGGTCGTCCCCGGCTCGGTCCGGGTCGCCCTGCAGGCCGTGGAAGAGGGCCTGGACAAGCTCTTCAAGGAGGCCGGCGCCGAATGGCGGCACGCGGGCTGTTCGATGTGTCTGGGCATGAACCCCGACCAACTGGCCCCCGGTGAGCGTTCCGCGTCCACCTCCAACCGCAACTTCGAAGGCCGGCAGGGCAAGGGCGGGCGCACCCACCTGGTCTCCCCGCAGGTGGCCGCGGCCACCGCGGTACTGGGCCACTTGGCCTCTCCCGCCGACCTGTCCGACGCCCCCGCGACCGCCGGAGTCTGA
- a CDS encoding roadblock/LC7 domain-containing protein — protein MSQAAQNLNWLITNFVDNTPGVSHTVVVSADGLLLAMSEGFPRDRADQLAAVASGLTSLTAGASRIFEGGAVNQTVVEMDRGFLFLMSVSDGSSLAVLAHPECDIGLVGYEMALLVDRAGSVLTPDLRAELQGSLLI, from the coding sequence ATGAGCCAGGCGGCACAGAACCTGAACTGGTTGATCACCAACTTCGTGGACAACACCCCTGGGGTGTCCCACACCGTGGTGGTCTCCGCCGACGGACTCCTTCTGGCGATGTCCGAAGGATTCCCCCGCGACCGCGCCGATCAGCTCGCGGCCGTGGCCTCCGGTCTGACCTCGCTGACCGCCGGAGCCTCCCGCATCTTCGAGGGCGGCGCCGTCAACCAGACCGTGGTCGAGATGGACCGGGGATTCCTCTTCCTCATGTCCGTCTCGGACGGCTCCTCGCTGGCCGTACTGGCGCACCCCGAGTGCGACATCGGCCTCGTAGGCTACGAGATGGCCCTCCTCGTGGACCGTGCCGGCAGCGTCCTCACTCCGGACCTGCGTGCGGAACTGCAGGGAAGCCTGCTCATCTGA
- a CDS encoding HU family DNA-binding protein encodes MNKAQLVEAIADKLGGRQQAADAVDAVLDAIVRATVAGDRVSVTGFGSFEKVDRPARYARNPQTGERVRVKKTSVPRFRAGQGFKDLVAGTKKLPKGGEVSVKKAPKGSLTGGASATVKKAAAKRATTAKKAAAKTAVAKKVTAKKTTATAKKAAVKSTATAKKATATAKKATAAKKATPAAKKTTATAKKTAPAAKKATAATKAPAKKTATRKATAKKTTARKK; translated from the coding sequence TTGAACAAGGCGCAGCTCGTAGAAGCGATTGCCGACAAGCTGGGCGGCCGTCAGCAGGCCGCGGACGCTGTCGACGCGGTACTGGACGCGATCGTCCGCGCTACCGTCGCGGGCGACCGGGTCTCGGTCACGGGCTTCGGCTCGTTCGAGAAGGTCGACCGTCCGGCCCGTTACGCCCGCAACCCGCAGACCGGAGAGCGCGTCCGGGTCAAGAAGACCTCGGTGCCCCGCTTCCGTGCGGGCCAGGGGTTCAAGGACCTGGTCGCCGGCACCAAGAAGCTGCCCAAGGGCGGCGAGGTCTCGGTGAAGAAGGCGCCCAAGGGCAGCCTCACCGGTGGTGCGTCCGCGACGGTCAAGAAGGCCGCCGCGAAGAGGGCCACCACCGCCAAGAAGGCGGCGGCAAAGACCGCGGTCGCAAAGAAGGTCACGGCCAAGAAGACCACCGCCACCGCCAAGAAGGCGGCGGTGAAGAGCACGGCCACCGCGAAGAAGGCGACGGCCACGGCGAAGAAGGCCACGGCCGCCAAGAAGGCCACGCCGGCGGCGAAGAAGACCACCGCCACCGCGAAGAAGACCGCTCCGGCCGCCAAGAAGGCCACCGCAGCGACGAAGGCGCCCGCCAAGAAGACGGCGACGCGCAAGGCCACCGCGAAGAAGACCACCGCCCGCAAGAAGTAG
- the leuD gene encoding 3-isopropylmalate dehydratase small subunit — protein MEAFTTHTGRAVPLRRSNVDTDQIIPAHWLKKITRDGFEDGLFEAWRKDPEFITNRPERAGATVLVAGPDFGTGSSREHAVWALQNFGFKTVISSRFADIFRGNSLKNGLLTVVLPQETVERLWKLTEADPTAEITVDLVDRQVRAEGVVAEFELDDNARWRLLEGLDDISLTLQNEADIATYESARPAFKPRTVQV, from the coding sequence ATGGAAGCCTTCACCACCCACACCGGCCGGGCCGTCCCGCTGCGCCGCAGCAACGTCGACACCGACCAGATCATCCCCGCCCACTGGCTGAAGAAGATCACCCGTGACGGGTTCGAGGACGGGCTCTTCGAGGCCTGGCGCAAGGACCCGGAGTTCATCACCAACCGCCCGGAGCGCGCCGGGGCGACCGTGCTGGTGGCCGGCCCCGACTTCGGTACCGGTTCCTCGCGCGAGCACGCCGTATGGGCCCTGCAGAACTTCGGCTTCAAGACGGTCATCTCCTCCCGCTTCGCCGACATCTTCCGCGGGAACTCGCTGAAGAACGGCCTGCTGACCGTCGTTCTGCCGCAGGAGACCGTCGAGCGGCTGTGGAAGCTGACCGAGGCCGACCCCACCGCGGAGATCACCGTCGACCTGGTCGACCGCCAGGTGCGAGCGGAGGGCGTCGTAGCGGAGTTCGAACTCGACGACAACGCCCGCTGGAGGCTGCTGGAGGGCCTGGACGACATCTCCCTCACCCTTCAGAACGAAGCGGACATCGCCACGTACGAAAGTGCCCGTCCGGCCTTCAAGCCGCGCACGGTTCAGGTCTGA
- the ndgR gene encoding IclR family transcriptional regulator NdgR, which produces MDNSSGVGVLDKAALVLSALESGPATLAGLVAATGLARPTAHRLAVALEHHRMVARDMQGRFILGPRLAELAAAAGEDRLLATAGPVLTHLRDVTGESAQLYRRQGDMRICVAAAERLSGLRDTVPVGSTLPMKAGSAAQILMAWEEPERLHRGLQGARFTATALSGVRRRGWAQSIGEREPGVASVSAPVRGPSNRVVASVSVSGPIERLTRHPGRMHAQAVIDAAARLTEALRRTG; this is translated from the coding sequence ATGGACAACTCTAGCGGCGTCGGCGTTCTCGACAAGGCAGCTCTGGTACTGAGCGCACTGGAGTCCGGTCCGGCCACCCTCGCCGGGCTGGTCGCGGCGACAGGGCTCGCACGACCCACGGCACATCGCCTTGCCGTGGCACTGGAACACCACCGGATGGTGGCGAGGGACATGCAGGGCCGGTTCATCCTCGGTCCGCGGCTGGCGGAGCTCGCCGCCGCGGCCGGCGAGGACCGCCTGCTGGCCACGGCGGGACCGGTACTGACCCACCTCCGCGACGTGACGGGCGAGAGCGCGCAGCTCTACCGCCGTCAGGGAGACATGCGCATCTGCGTGGCGGCCGCCGAGCGGCTGTCGGGCCTGCGGGACACCGTCCCGGTGGGTTCGACCCTCCCGATGAAGGCGGGCTCCGCCGCGCAGATCCTGATGGCCTGGGAGGAGCCCGAGCGGCTCCACCGCGGCCTGCAGGGCGCGCGCTTCACGGCGACTGCGCTCTCGGGCGTACGCCGCCGCGGCTGGGCGCAGTCGATCGGCGAACGGGAGCCCGGCGTGGCCTCCGTGTCGGCGCCGGTGCGCGGGCCGTCGAACCGCGTGGTGGCCTCGGTGTCGGTCTCCGGGCCGATCGAGCGCCTGACCCGCCACCCGGGCCGGATGCACGCCCAGGCCGTCATCGACGCGGCCGCCCGCCTCACGGAGGCCCTGCGCCGCACTGGCTGA
- the gltX gene encoding glutamate--tRNA ligase, with the protein MANATPRVRFCPSPTGNPHVGLVRTALFNWAFARHHGGTFVFRIEDTDAARDSEESYGQLLDSLRWLGFTWDEGPEVGGPHAPYRQSERMDIYKDVAQKLLDGGYAYHCYCTTEELDARRAAARAAGKPSGYDGHCRELTTVQVEAYQGEHRSSIVRFRMPDETITFTDLVRGELSFTPENVPDFGIVRANGAPLYTLVNPVDDALMEITHVLRGEDLLSSTPRQIALYKALIELGVANGTPEFGHLPYVMGEGNKKLSKRDPEASLNLYRERGFLPEGLLNYLSLLGWSFSKDQDIFTIEEMVAKFDIPDVNANPARFDLKKAEAINADHIRLLDPKAFADACAPWLGAPHANWEPEDFDAEAWERIAPYAQTRVTVLSDITANVDFLFRKEPVEDQASWDKAMKGEPAALLTTARANLETADWSDPESLKQAVLTAGEAHGLKLGKAQAPVRVAVTGRTVGLPLFESLEILGKERSLSRIDATLAKLAG; encoded by the coding sequence GTGGCTAACGCGACCCCCCGCGTCCGTTTCTGTCCGTCCCCGACCGGCAACCCCCACGTGGGCCTGGTCCGCACGGCCCTCTTCAACTGGGCGTTCGCCCGCCACCACGGCGGTACGTTCGTCTTCCGCATCGAGGACACCGACGCGGCCCGCGACTCCGAGGAGTCCTACGGCCAGCTGCTCGACTCGCTGCGCTGGCTCGGCTTCACCTGGGACGAGGGTCCCGAGGTCGGCGGCCCGCACGCCCCGTACCGCCAGTCCGAGCGCATGGACATCTACAAGGACGTCGCGCAGAAGCTCCTGGACGGCGGGTACGCGTACCACTGCTACTGCACCACCGAGGAGCTCGACGCGCGCCGCGCGGCCGCCCGGGCCGCCGGCAAGCCCTCCGGCTACGACGGCCACTGCCGCGAGCTCACCACCGTGCAGGTCGAGGCGTACCAGGGCGAGCACCGCAGCTCGATCGTCCGCTTCCGGATGCCCGACGAGACCATCACCTTCACGGACCTGGTCCGCGGCGAGCTGTCCTTCACCCCCGAGAACGTGCCGGACTTCGGCATCGTCCGGGCCAACGGCGCCCCGCTGTACACGCTGGTCAACCCGGTGGACGACGCGCTGATGGAGATCACGCACGTGCTGCGCGGCGAGGACCTCCTGTCCTCGACCCCCCGCCAGATCGCGCTCTACAAGGCGCTCATCGAGCTGGGCGTCGCCAACGGGACCCCCGAGTTCGGCCACCTGCCGTACGTCATGGGCGAGGGCAACAAGAAGCTCTCCAAGCGCGACCCCGAGGCCTCGCTCAACCTGTACCGCGAGCGCGGCTTCCTCCCCGAGGGCCTGCTGAACTACCTCTCGCTCCTCGGCTGGTCGTTCTCCAAGGACCAGGACATCTTCACCATCGAGGAGATGGTGGCGAAGTTCGACATCCCGGACGTGAACGCCAACCCGGCGCGCTTCGACCTGAAGAAGGCCGAGGCGATCAACGCCGACCACATCCGCCTGCTGGACCCGAAGGCCTTCGCGGACGCCTGCGCCCCGTGGCTGGGGGCCCCGCACGCCAACTGGGAGCCCGAGGACTTCGACGCCGAGGCCTGGGAGCGCATCGCGCCGTACGCCCAGACCCGGGTGACGGTCCTGTCGGACATCACCGCCAACGTCGACTTCCTGTTCCGCAAGGAGCCGGTCGAGGACCAGGCCTCGTGGGACAAGGCGATGAAGGGCGAGCCGGCGGCTCTCCTGACCACCGCCCGCGCCAACCTGGAAACGGCCGACTGGAGCGACCCCGAGTCCCTCAAGCAGGCCGTCCTGACCGCGGGCGAGGCCCACGGCCTCAAGCTCGGCAAGGCCCAGGCCCCGGTCCGCGTGGCGGTCACCGGCCGCACGGTCGGCCTGCCGCTCTTCGAGTCCCTGGAGATCCTGGGCAAGGAGCGCTCGCTGTCCCGGATCGACGCGACCCTGGCCAAGCTCGCCGGCTAG
- a CDS encoding fumarylacetoacetate hydrolase family protein, translating to MRIARFSIDGNVAFGVVEGDAAPGAEGELVLDIIKGIPFADFELSGTKVPLSKVRLLPPVLPNKVVAIGRNYAEHAAELGNAVPETPITFFKPSTSVVGPGDPIAYPSFSQDLHHEAELAVVIGRMCREVPKERVKDVILGYTCANDVTARDVQQREKQWARAKGFDSSCPLGPWIETDLDPSDLTIQCTVNGEQRQLGRTSDMVRSIEDLIVHITEAMTLLPGDVILTGTPAGVGPLNVGDEVAVTIEGIGTLTNKVIKRG from the coding sequence GTGCGCATCGCCAGGTTCTCGATCGACGGCAATGTCGCCTTCGGCGTGGTCGAGGGCGATGCCGCCCCCGGCGCCGAAGGGGAGCTCGTCCTCGACATCATCAAGGGCATCCCGTTCGCGGACTTCGAGCTCTCCGGCACGAAGGTCCCGCTGAGCAAGGTGCGCCTGCTGCCGCCCGTGCTCCCGAACAAGGTCGTGGCCATCGGCCGCAACTACGCGGAGCACGCAGCGGAGCTCGGCAACGCGGTCCCGGAAACCCCCATCACCTTCTTCAAGCCCTCCACCTCGGTGGTCGGCCCGGGTGACCCGATCGCGTACCCCTCCTTCTCTCAGGACCTCCACCACGAGGCGGAGCTCGCCGTGGTCATCGGCCGCATGTGCCGAGAGGTCCCCAAGGAGCGGGTCAAGGACGTCATCCTGGGCTACACCTGCGCCAACGACGTCACCGCGCGCGACGTCCAGCAGCGCGAGAAGCAGTGGGCCCGGGCCAAGGGCTTCGACAGCTCCTGCCCCCTCGGTCCCTGGATCGAGACCGACCTGGACCCGAGCGACCTCACCATCCAGTGCACGGTCAACGGCGAACAGCGCCAGCTCGGCCGCACCAGCGACATGGTCCGCTCCATCGAGGACCTGATCGTCCACATCACCGAGGCCATGACGCTGCTCCCGGGCGACGTCATCCTCACGGGGACCCCGGCCGGAGTCGGCCCCCTCAACGTCGGCGACGAGGTCGCCGTCACCATCGAAGGCATCGGCACTCTCACCAACAAGGTGATCAAGCGTGGCTAA
- a CDS encoding HAD family hydrolase produces the protein MAIRAILWDIDDTLFDYTGADAAGLSRKLEEERIAGRYGTPAQALALWREITDRHWARFAAGEGTFQGQRRERVREFLGEPGMSAEAADAWLERYIEHYKAAWTVFPDVVPALDALAEDYRHGVLSNSSTANQDPKLRDLGLRDRFEVLVCAVELGISKPEAGAFLAACEALGLPPGEVAYVGDQPEIDARGARDAGLLAIWLDRDGGRGYGPDGVHRIAGLGQLPELLAGDTRFGARSGIR, from the coding sequence ATGGCCATCCGAGCGATCCTGTGGGACATCGACGACACCCTCTTCGACTACACGGGGGCCGACGCCGCCGGGCTCTCGCGGAAGCTCGAGGAGGAGCGGATCGCCGGGCGGTACGGGACCCCCGCGCAGGCGCTCGCGCTGTGGCGGGAGATCACCGACCGGCACTGGGCGCGCTTCGCGGCCGGCGAGGGCACCTTCCAGGGGCAGCGCCGGGAGCGGGTACGGGAGTTCCTCGGGGAGCCCGGTATGAGCGCGGAGGCGGCCGACGCCTGGCTGGAGCGGTACATCGAGCACTACAAGGCAGCCTGGACCGTCTTCCCCGACGTGGTGCCCGCACTGGACGCCCTCGCCGAGGACTACCGGCACGGGGTGCTCTCCAACTCCTCCACCGCCAACCAGGACCCCAAGCTGCGCGACCTCGGGCTGCGCGACCGCTTCGAGGTGCTGGTCTGCGCCGTGGAGCTCGGCATCAGCAAGCCCGAGGCCGGCGCCTTCCTCGCCGCGTGCGAGGCGCTGGGGCTGCCGCCGGGGGAGGTGGCGTACGTCGGGGACCAGCCCGAGATCGACGCGCGCGGGGCGCGCGACGCCGGGCTGCTCGCCATCTGGCTGGACCGCGACGGGGGTCGCGGGTACGGGCCCGACGGCGTGCACCGCATCGCCGGCCTTGGCCAGCTCCCGGAGCTGCTGGCTGGGGATACCCGTTTTGGAGCACGGTCAGGCATCCGGTAA
- a CDS encoding sensor histidine kinase — MQGRFKRDSAAAEQEPRGGTDRGSSPQHAQNRGPAVDGAGPDALARVKAKGRGKSIKPRPKAGAVEQDVAIPKAPSGPGSRLAMQNWRISTRLVSLLTLPVVAATTLGGVRINDSLNDIAQLEHMQLLTMMTRQATNLAAALQEERDKSAGPLSVDKSGKPNTLVAGVREQTDASAKAFAAATDKVDNTEDKDETLKSIRNNILQIGRQLTNIEEIRSKAYANGAQQTVTEYNSLIVSLLSLSQDMAQATSSPEMIKRTRALAAFSAAKEYASVQRAIIAASLPDNAEKPGELKENDRLYGLSALKGEQQSKKTFELVYQGKPEELLAALGDGNPEIGKADHYARRVLSTSGQFGKETQYRSWMDWYDADGTKLQAMKVIELTLLEDMEQKARELKNESQQDAIINGALILLVLGVSLVGAFVMARSMIRSLRRLQDTATRVAQDRLPELVKQLSESDPQDVDTSVESVGLHTRDEIGQVAAAFDDVHREAVRLAAEQALLRGNVNAMFTNLSRRSQGLIQRQLSLISELESREADPDQLSSLFKLDHLATRMRRNGENLLVLAGEEPGRRWTRPVPLVDVLRAAASEVEQYERIELAAVPGTDVAGRVVNDLVHLLAELLENATSFSSPQTKVKVTGHALPDGRVLVEIHDTGIGLSPEDLAAINERLASPPTVDVSVSRRMGLFVVGRLSLRHGIRIQLRPSDSGGTTALVMLPVDVAQGGKKPGGQGPQGGPGGVQGGPGGQASVPGAASRPPVGAAPQRGQVASGGQRAALPGRDGAPGQQRPQGAQNQQGSPSGWSPQQGGPGPSGARPQQGPTTNGQGQAGFGSGAPLAGRGPQARPAAAPAASGQPGFPQGNGFERPQQSQAQAPQQQQPAAPAAPASRGARPQLPPRGGAPRPELPGPQATSWGADQARGHDELSGPGSTAEFARPDFNAPMPQANPGGNSTTGQFERPDVRGPVDPSSTGQFERPGYQPQRPGGPGVGGFARQPQAPQQYQQPQAPQQGGNYAAPQRPEAPGLPQGHRPEALPPAQSSGDARSPIFDTLESNWFREEGQQPGAQAPGTAIPQQGQQPQQSAPAPQQQPLPQRGQEQAADPAAAATGAMPTVSWRSSPNDELMRQAERVRQPAAGGITTSGLPRRVPRANLVAGTAQQQADAQAGPQVSRAPDDVRGRLTNLRRGIQQGRQAGNSGPATGSYHIDPTYQQER; from the coding sequence GTGCAGGGACGATTCAAGAGGGACAGCGCTGCGGCGGAGCAGGAGCCGCGCGGCGGGACCGACCGTGGCTCCTCGCCCCAGCACGCCCAGAACCGCGGGCCGGCTGTCGACGGCGCAGGCCCCGACGCCTTGGCCAGGGTGAAGGCGAAGGGCCGGGGTAAGTCCATCAAGCCCAGGCCCAAGGCCGGGGCGGTCGAGCAGGACGTGGCGATACCGAAGGCCCCCAGTGGGCCCGGTTCTCGCCTCGCCATGCAGAACTGGCGCATCAGCACGCGACTCGTGTCGCTGCTGACCCTGCCCGTCGTCGCCGCCACCACGCTCGGTGGCGTCCGTATCAACGACTCGCTCAACGACATCGCGCAGCTGGAGCACATGCAGCTGCTGACGATGATGACCCGGCAGGCCACCAACCTGGCCGCCGCGCTCCAGGAGGAGCGCGACAAGTCAGCGGGTCCGCTGTCCGTCGACAAGTCCGGCAAGCCCAACACCCTCGTCGCGGGCGTCCGTGAGCAGACCGACGCCTCCGCCAAGGCCTTCGCCGCTGCGACCGACAAGGTCGACAACACGGAGGACAAGGACGAGACGCTCAAGTCGATCCGCAACAACATCCTGCAGATCGGCCGCCAGCTCACCAACATCGAAGAGATCCGCAGCAAGGCGTACGCCAACGGTGCCCAGCAGACGGTCACCGAGTACAACAGCCTGATCGTCTCGCTGCTCTCGCTCTCCCAGGACATGGCGCAGGCCACCTCCAGCCCGGAGATGATCAAGCGTACGCGCGCTCTGGCGGCCTTCTCCGCCGCCAAGGAGTACGCCTCCGTCCAGCGCGCGATCATCGCCGCCTCCCTCCCCGACAACGCCGAGAAGCCGGGTGAGCTCAAGGAGAACGACCGTCTGTACGGTCTCTCCGCGCTCAAGGGCGAGCAGCAGTCGAAGAAGACCTTCGAACTCGTCTACCAGGGCAAGCCCGAGGAGCTCCTCGCGGCGCTCGGCGACGGCAACCCCGAGATCGGCAAGGCCGACCACTACGCCCGCCGCGTGCTGAGCACCAGTGGGCAGTTCGGCAAGGAGACGCAGTACCGGTCCTGGATGGACTGGTACGACGCCGACGGCACCAAGCTCCAGGCGATGAAGGTCATCGAGCTCACCCTGCTCGAGGACATGGAGCAGAAGGCCCGCGAGCTCAAGAACGAGTCGCAGCAGGACGCCATCATCAACGGTGCCCTGATCCTCCTCGTCCTCGGTGTCTCCCTCGTCGGCGCCTTCGTCATGGCCCGCTCGATGATCCGCTCGCTGCGCCGCCTCCAGGACACCGCGACCCGCGTCGCCCAGGACCGCCTCCCCGAGCTCGTCAAGCAGCTGTCCGAGTCCGACCCGCAGGACGTGGACACGTCCGTGGAGTCGGTCGGTCTGCACACCCGCGACGAGATCGGCCAGGTGGCCGCGGCCTTCGACGACGTGCACCGCGAGGCCGTCCGCCTCGCCGCCGAGCAGGCCCTCCTCCGGGGCAACGTCAACGCGATGTTCACCAACCTCTCGCGCCGTTCGCAGGGCCTCATCCAGCGTCAGCTCTCGCTCATCTCCGAGCTGGAGTCGCGCGAGGCCGACCCGGACCAGCTGTCCTCGCTCTTCAAGCTCGACCACCTCGCGACCCGCATGCGCCGTAACGGCGAAAACCTCCTCGTCCTCGCGGGCGAGGAGCCGGGCCGCCGGTGGACCCGCCCCGTCCCGCTCGTCGACGTGCTCCGCGCCGCCGCGTCCGAGGTGGAGCAGTACGAGCGCATCGAGCTGGCGGCGGTGCCCGGCACCGATGTCGCCGGCCGCGTCGTCAACGACCTCGTGCACCTCCTCGCCGAGCTGCTGGAGAACGCCACCTCGTTCTCCTCCCCGCAGACCAAGGTCAAGGTCACCGGTCACGCGCTGCCCGACGGCCGCGTGCTCGTCGAGATCCACGACACCGGTATCGGCCTCTCCCCCGAGGACCTCGCCGCGATCAACGAGCGGCTCGCGTCGCCGCCGACCGTGGACGTCTCCGTCTCCCGCCGCATGGGTCTGTTCGTGGTCGGCCGCCTGTCCCTGCGACACGGCATCCGCATCCAGCTGCGCCCCTCCGACTCGGGCGGTACGACGGCCCTCGTCATGCTGCCGGTGGACGTCGCCCAGGGCGGCAAGAAGCCCGGTGGCCAGGGTCCCCAGGGCGGCCCCGGCGGCGTTCAGGGCGGCCCCGGCGGGCAGGCTTCCGTGCCCGGTGCGGCCTCCCGTCCCCCGGTCGGCGCGGCTCCGCAGCGCGGCCAGGTCGCCTCGGGCGGTCAGCGTGCCGCCCTGCCCGGCCGCGACGGCGCCCCTGGCCAGCAGCGTCCGCAGGGCGCGCAGAACCAGCAGGGTTCCCCGAGCGGTTGGTCCCCGCAGCAGGGCGGCCCGGGTCCTTCCGGCGCCCGCCCGCAGCAGGGTCCGACCACCAACGGGCAGGGCCAGGCCGGCTTCGGCTCCGGCGCGCCGCTGGCGGGTCGTGGTCCGCAGGCCCGTCCGGCGGCCGCTCCCGCGGCGTCCGGTCAGCCCGGCTTCCCGCAGGGCAACGGCTTCGAGCGTCCGCAGCAGTCGCAGGCACAGGCTCCGCAGCAGCAGCAGCCGGCCGCTCCCGCGGCTCCGGCCTCGCGCGGTGCCCGGCCGCAGCTGCCGCCGCGCGGTGGCGCTCCCCGGCCCGAGCTCCCCGGTCCGCAGGCCACCAGCTGGGGCGCCGACCAGGCCCGTGGCCACGACGAGCTCTCGGGCCCCGGCTCGACGGCCGAGTTCGCCCGCCCGGACTTCAACGCCCCGATGCCCCAGGCGAACCCCGGCGGCAACAGCACGACCGGACAGTTCGAGCGTCCGGACGTACGCGGCCCCGTGGACCCGTCCAGCACCGGACAGTTCGAGCGTCCTGGCTACCAGCCCCAGCGGCCCGGCGGCCCCGGTGTCGGCGGCTTCGCCCGTCAGCCCCAGGCCCCGCAGCAGTACCAGCAGCCGCAGGCTCCGCAGCAGGGCGGCAACTACGCAGCGCCGCAGCGCCCGGAGGCCCCCGGCCTGCCGCAGGGCCACCGGCCCGAGGCGCTGCCCCCGGCACAGAGCTCCGGCGACGCCCGCAGCCCGATCTTCGACACCCTGGAGTCGAACTGGTTCCGCGAGGAAGGGCAGCAGCCCGGCGCGCAGGCACCGGGCACGGCGATACCCCAGCAGGGCCAGCAGCCGCAGCAGTCCGCCCCGGCTCCGCAGCAGCAGCCGCTGCCGCAGCGCGGCCAGGAGCAGGCGGCCGACCCGGCCGCCGCGGCGACCGGCGCCATGCCGACCGTCAGCTGGCGGTCCTCGCCGAACGACGAGCTGATGCGGCAGGCCGAGCGCGTGCGCCAGCCCGCCGCCGGCGGGATCACCACTTCGGGGCTGCCCCGCCGGGTCCCGCGGGCGAACCTCGTGGCCGGCACCGCGCAGCAGCAGGCCGACGCGCAGGCCGGTCCGCAGGTCTCGCGGGCGCCGGACGACGTCCGTGGCCGTCTGACCAACCTCAGGCGCGGTATCCAGCAGGGTCGTCAGGCCGGCAACAGCGGCCCGGCGACCGGCAGTTACCACATCGACCCCACTTACCAGCAGGAGCGATAG